AAAGTTCTTGTGTTATTATTTTAGTTAAGGTTTACTTGAGTTTTGGTCCAGTTATGTTTCTTCTGTGTCtccttgtttttgtcttttgtgtgtCCCGTGTCTTCCCATGTACTTCATGTCTGCGTGTTGCATGTTCTATTTGTCAAGCTGGTATTGTCTTGTCTACGtcccttttctctttcctgttttattgcGAAGAGTCTGGTGTTCCATGTTAAGTGTGTTTAGTTGCACTTCCCCTGTGGCGTTcaggttcatttgtgtcagctgttttcCCCATTACCCTCccgtgtatttaagtcctctgtctcaCTAATTCATTGTCGGTTCATCTGTTTTCCTCCCTCCACATCACGTCAGCTTTCTCATGATTCTGTTCAGGTCCATAtccatgtttcatgttttcttgcACCTGCTCagattcatgttcatgtttctcttttcataGTTTTCATAGTCATTCCTAGttattcccagtttaggttctaGTTTTACTTCTCGCACCTGTTCgccttgctttgtttttgtgttcatgCTTTTTCAGCCAAATAAACGGTTCGCTTTTTGTTTAAACTTCATTTCAGTCTCTCCCTTGTCTGCTTTTTGGGtccacaccacaaacacaccggCTGCTCTGTCCTGACAACTTACTTCACTTAATGTTTCAATTCAAGAGGTTTCTCcttgtttttttccaattaaacataaaaaaggcaTCTATTGTTTCTACTATGAAGGAAAATACCACAAGATAGACTTTCTGAAgtattattttctttgtctgaAAAATCGAAGCCTGTTCTGAAGGTAATTAGCTAAATAAGCTCGCTAAGTATTCAGGTCATGCTCACAAATcagtgaaaatgttttctttttatcaccTCTCTCAGTGTGTGAATAAAGTACACAGAAAATAATGTGCTGACAAAGACAGTGCTGATATTCTGATGTTAAGCATTACAACATTGAGGTTTTGCAGACCACATGAGCACTAACCACTTAACGTTAAGCTGCCTGCCATTTTGGACATGTGACAAACATGATGACCATATAGGGTCAAATGAATATAGTCACACAGGCCTTCTAATTCTATTGAATTTTGGGGTTCTCTGAAATCACCAACTCCTGTTAAAGCGTATTTTAACATTGTTTCTGCAATACGAATATGTTACCCTAAATACACAAAATTATTGGTATTCAATCTACTCATACATTCGTGCAATACCGCCTTGAAATTCTTAGTAAAGCATTAGATTTTTCTGTGAAAAGGATATTTGTGGTCCACACACCACACAGTCATAATTCAGCCTCTGTTTACTTCTGCTTGTGGTTGAAAAACAGGGATGACTACAAAATGACTAATGACAAAGACAAGAGTCTTCCTGTTTATGTCGTATTTAAGGCGACTGCACTCCACATGCATCAGAAGAGCTGCTGAGCTTTATACATCAGGCTACTACTTTGCATTTCTGTTCAGATCAAGTGTCTTTTTGGGCACCGTAGTTACTGAATATATTGTATTTGTTAATGCTTTTCTTATAACCTGCCATTTTATTCcaattttgcttttgcttttcaaCGTCTACTTTAATATCCAGGATGCTTCTCTCATGGATTACAGTAAAACAAAGCCTTAAGGATGTGGGTTTTCAAGCTGTGGATGTGTTCACCACTGGTAAAAGGGATGGATCCAGAAGAACAAtccttctcctcctcatctGTAGCGTCTCCAGCCTCCTGCTCAGCTCCCTGCTCCTCCTGTACCTCCTCTTCGCTCTGGACTATGAGCTAGCAGTGGCTGGGGGGATTGCTGCCTGCTTTGGGACACTGCTGACTGTTGCCCTCTTCCTATCAAAGAGAGTAAGGTGTTTAGGGACTCTTTTTGTTATATCCATTTTCATGAAAAAGAGTAGGAACTTGCTGTTAACTGCTGGAACCAGTTTAGTGGTTCTTAAGAACATCCGTAACACTCTGGAGAACCTCTCGCTGCTGGTCAGGAGTATGATTTGCAACCTGAAGGCAAAAAAAGCCTCCATCATTGCTCCATTTACTAACTATGTTCAGATGTTGAAGTGGATAGGAGACATGCTCAAAGGGGTTACAAACCTGGGAGTAGTGAGATTTGACTCCGAGCTCAACGTCTCTCCAAGACTGGAATCAGAAGAATTCAGGCAGAGACTCGCAGGAGCGGAGCAGAAGCTCAACGAGTCTGTGAAATATGCACAGGCCCTGATGAATACAGTGAGCTCAGTGACCGACAGGATGTTTCCTGCCATCAGCTTCCTCTTGCTCATGATGTTTATAGCattgcacataaaaaaatactGCAGAGACATGAAATACAAAAACAGGTTCATCAGCAGCAAGTTTGTTCATTTTGACGAGAAGCAGAAGGCGGAAGGAAAAACCCACGTCCTTCCCCTCACGGCAGAGGAGGAGCAGCTGTACACCTTCATTCCCTCCGCCCGTCCCACAACAAGAGAAGGGAAAGCTATGGTGAAATTTGGAATTCCAGTTGTCTCCCACTTCGTAGCTTGGGTCATATTCATAACTGTGGACGCCTTGCTGTACTGTTTTGTTGACATTGTTACAACAAGGTTATCAGAGCTGGAGCCATTCCACGTCCCTTTGTTAATGAGCATCAAAGTAAGTACAGTGtagtaaatatttatttattttttaaatatttttctcaTCTCAACCACAAAAGACTCACTTGTTTATCATTGCAGGGGATTGCAACTTTAATAGGAATGCCTGTTGGACAAGAAAATCATGAAAAAGACTTTTCCTACTCTGTGACTCTGTTTGAGAAGCAGTGCCTCCCCAAACCCAAGTTGTTGCTATATAGCTCTGTAATTCCACTGACTGCCATCCTGCTCACCCTGCTTGTTATGGCTCTGATGGCAACCAAAGTCTCCCAGCTAAGGCTGATGGTATGTGAACAGTTCTTCCCCACTGCTGCAGAGGAGAGAGTGGAGTACCTCCACGGCAAAATCCTGAGGAAGAGATTCAAAatgagaaaggagaaaaacaactGCAGCCTCAGGTCACTTATTACCAAGGTGCATGTAAGCATATTGCTTGAGAATAACTATTGCACTATGTGGGGGGGGAAAAGCCAAATCTCTAATTATGTAgtttttctgttcttcttcaTCAGCCATATTTCTGGTTCCCGCTACTGTTTCATCCCAAAGAGGATCCACAAAGTATCCTGTGAGGAAAATCTTCTCCACTCTCCACACAGACACTCTAGTGATGGCAGTGCTAGTCCTTGGTCGGCTGGTCTCACTAGTCTGGTGCAGACTGACAGATCAACATGGATGGTCCATGGTTCTCGCGGAGAGAAATATCAGCCTTATACTTTAGTCTGTCAATGAGAACTTCTGAACCAAAGTCTCTATTTTGGCGTCGTCCGGGTAAACACTACAGTATATTGCAAACATGTGACATCAGGGCACCTACACCAAAGAGCACCTACATGTATGTCTGACATTCAACCGTGTTTGATAAAACATCATTATCTGAAACAATGAGCATGTATTGATATCTTGCACCATGGCGGAGTGGAGATccaacaatatttatttattataataattatattattagtttccttttgtttttcattaagCTGCTAATCTGGAGAGGGAGACCATTCTACTTCAGCCCATTCTCTGCATAAAAATGTAGACctttgttattcttttttttgttttttttccctgtcttgTCTGGCACTGTAGCactcagaattattgtctgaaggccaagaaaaatgcTCAACAGACTTGTTTTCCCAAGTGGATCATTACGGCTTTACCATACTGGTCCACTTGActgatctttatttatttatttatttaaagttttaagtTATTACAGTCAGAACAGTCATGACCGGGGGATAAGAAAGGGAAAGACGCAGACAGGAGAAGTTCAAGAAAAGGAGAGGGAATGATTagcagaggggaagagggacagtgagaaaagaCACTACAAATCtgctaaaagaagaaaacaagcaaaatgagAACAACCTTCCCACCAGCCGAAGAGGCCCCCAATTTCatcgatgcaccagaggccccccGCACCAGGGTTGGGCCTCCGTGCATGCACCCACCCACAACCTCGGtgacacaccaaccaggacccgaGCCCCAAAGGCCCAGAGGCAGAACACACCCAGAACCCCAAATCCACTCTGGACCCACCCAGAGTTCAGCTAGACTACCAGGTCGGGAAcgccagcacagaccctcctcCAGCCCTGCTGCAGGCAACCACCAGGAAAACACCACCCAAGAGCCACAGATCCCCATTCAGTTCAGTACCACAGCCCCCAGGTTGAGCCCCCCAAGAATCCCCAGGCACCCCAAGCCTGTACCTACCCCCACATCAAGCGCAATAATGAAGGCGGGAGGACTAATATGATCGTTCAGACGGACTCTATAATGGTTAGAATtaggattatttttatttttccagttcatgaagACTGTtatcttggcaatgcataggttGGTGAGAACCATGTGGGTCTGTATTCATCTATGTAGTGACATCATCCAAGATGCCCAACAAGCAGACTAGAGGGaaggctggaatgttacatttcagatactttgataagtcttcacatatccaGCACCAAAAcctctgaactggtggacagaacgaAACAGCGTGGATGTAACTGTCAGGTTTgttgccttgacagtgtgagcagttgttaaaagacgtaaagcccatcttgaataTCCgttgacctgtatagtgcactctatgtagtattttatattgtattaattgtaGACTGGAACAGATGTTTTGATCTAAGCtgactgataaatctgcttcccattttgcaaaaggatattgattcatctattttggAGAGTGTCCAGTATATTTTAGATAGTAATGTGGGGTTTTAAGATTAAGAAATTGTACCACACGTgatggtgtttgtaattcaactTGATTAggcttaaattttttttattataaaataaatttgttgatattctaaaaatcttttctccCATACTGTACAACTAGTCTGTCAAACGGAATAAAGTCCtccttctaatatatgttcCAAGGATTTAATTCCTTTATGACTCCAATCTGGGAggttaatcatattatttttctgtagtatgtcagggttgttccagataggtgtacgtttgcatgggattaatgaagactcagttgtttttagaaactcccatcgtgctgtcagagaagagctgatgttgattcTTTTAAAACATACATGTAGTTTGGTGTTTGAGCTGATGAATGGTAGGTCCAAAatctctatattattgctatATTATTgcatagtgcctgttctacatctagccagggctcatctaagaGTGATGTTTTAACCATCCTCAGTGTTGGTTACTGAGTAACTTTTATTATTAAGTAATCAAAGTTACTCTGAATACTttgattacttaatatattgtcatgctttttacaactacatgaatgtagttttgctgtgtgatttattaatattattgatggctactcgccataccaacaCCACCTAGATTTTTAAGTCTTAATATAAAATCAGTGctagtagggtggacattaggtaaggctgcactttttgcagcgatctcataTAGAAAACTTTCAATGTATATTATTTCAAAATACATCATAATTGTTCTTAGTTACCAATACTTAAATATATATGAGAATAAAGGAGTTACAGGTCAGGTTTTTTGAG
This sequence is a window from Oreochromis aureus strain Israel breed Guangdong linkage group 11, ZZ_aureus, whole genome shotgun sequence. Protein-coding genes within it:
- the LOC116320618 gene encoding dendritic cell-specific transmembrane protein, with the protein product MLLSWITVKQSLKDVGFQAVDVFTTGKRDGSRRTILLLLICSVSSLLLSSLLLLYLLFALDYELAVAGGIAACFGTLLTVALFLSKRVRCLGTLFVISIFMKKSRNLLLTAGTSLVVLKNIRNTLENLSLLVRSMICNLKAKKASIIAPFTNYVQMLKWIGDMLKGVTNLGVVRFDSELNVSPRLESEEFRQRLAGAEQKLNESVKYAQALMNTVSSVTDRMFPAISFLLLMMFIALHIKKYCRDMKYKNRFISSKFVHFDEKQKAEGKTHVLPLTAEEEQLYTFIPSARPTTREGKAMVKFGIPVVSHFVAWVIFITVDALLYCFVDIVTTRLSELEPFHVPLLMSIKGIATLIGMPVGQENHEKDFSYSVTLFEKQCLPKPKLLLYSSVIPLTAILLTLLVMALMATKVSQLRLMVCEQFFPTAAEERVEYLHGKILRKRFKMRKEKNNCSLRSLITKPYFWFPLLFHPKEDPQSIL